The Rubidibacter lacunae KORDI 51-2 DNA window CAATCCCTAGGCTCCGAGCTGAAGCTGGGGGCGACACGACCGCAACTATCATCGATTCTCTACACGAATCCATCCATTTGCGGGCGGGCATTTGGTGCTGATGGACTCTTGGGACGTGAGTTTGAGGGAGTCAATCGCTGAAACCTCTGTTGTGAAGAAGCCGGATACCCCGACGATTGAACTCCGGTCGCAATCAGCCTCTCAGTTGGGAAACGCCTCAATTAACGCATTAACCGGGGCTTAATGAGGATTGTTATTGCTCTAATGAGCTTGGGAAGGCACGGAGAAAGATTTTCGAAATCTTGCCCTCCATCGACAGGACCTCCTGTTCGGGACCGGCGTGGGTTTCACTGCCCTCGCCGCACTGTTCGTCCCCCGAAAGCTCCGCCAGCGCTAAATTATTGTTTACGTAAGCCTCATTCCCAGGTTGTTTCACTAGGTGCGTTGTGCAACTGAGAAAACCTGGAAACAGCTAAAGGGTTGGCGATGGAGAGCGATCTCCAAACCCAGTCTGGATTGCGGTGCGTCCCTAAGATTCTCGGGAGTAGGTTCCGACGTGCCCGTACGAGCCAGTACGGCAGCATGAAAAAACCTTAAGAAATCGAGAAGAATTGCACAATACGCGGAATACGACCGGACAGATGCGCCATGGGAAGTGATGTGGAATAAAACCGAATCACTGCCCGGCGAATCGAACTGGCGCGATCGGCTCTCAACACTCGACAGATCTGTTGGTCCGAACGCTAGTGTGAGAGATAAGTTAACTCACAGCAGGTAGACGGTGGAGCGGCCCGCAAACTGTCCGCCTCCATCTGGATCGAGTAGGATAACTTCGATATCTTGCTGTAGATGTTTAAGCAACTTAAGCCAGAAGCGTGAGGGTTAAACATGACTGACATCCGCGAACGTATTGAGGAAGAACTGAAGACTGCGCGTGCTGTCTGCGAATCAGACGGAGCAGATTCGCAAAACTGTGCGGTTGCTTGGGATAACGTCGAGGAGCTACAAGCTGAAGCATCGCACCAGCGCGAAGAGCCGAAGAAGAATTCACTCGAAGCATACTGCGACGACAACCCCGATGCAGCAGAGTGTCGCGTTTACGACGATTAGTGCGTGGCGGACGACTCCAAATTTCTAATTTTTTTGGGAGATGGAAGGGACGACTTGCAGTCGTCCTTTTTTTGCTTCCGAATCGCGTGGGGTTGCGCAACCGAACCCCACCAATGTCCGACGTCAGTGTCGGTCGCTGCCGTCGATGGGAGCGGCAGCCCCAAGCCAGGGGTTACAATCAAAAACCGTGCAGAAGGGAACGCATTTGAGGCTCGTGTTATGGGGGATTTGTGGTTCCGTCCGCTCGTATGGGCGGATTACCGGCTGGCGGTGTTGTTTACCGTCATCTTGCCTCTGGTACTGCTGCTTTGGTCGCTAATTCGAAACGCGATCGCCATGCAGAGCCTAATGCTGGTTTATTGGCGTGTGGCTAGTCTGCTGGCAATTTCGGTGTACCTATTGATCCCGGGCTGGCGGATTGGATTTTTGACTGGGTTGCTGGCACGCATCTTCATTCCGATTTCCCTGTGGTTCTGGGTCGATCTGAACGAGGAAATCGACGACCAGCCACCGCGCCCGCTGAAGCTGGCACTGACGGCATGGCGCTGGGCGGTAACGCTTTACTGTCTGCTTGGCGCGGCCATCACCCTACCCTTCGCAAACTGCATTTTCGGTTCTGAGCTCGCGTCACCCTACTGCCAGGTGTGGCGCGAGGCCCCGCTGCTTTACAAACAAATGTTGCACCCGAACCAGACGCCGGGTTTTCTGGGCTTCATCGGCGGCATCGGGCTCTTTTTCTACGGGTTATCACTGTTGTACTTTTTGGTTTTTCGCCTAACCAAAAGCGGTCGCACAGCCCTCGAAGATCGTTAACCCACCTTGCTATTGCATCCGAATCGGCATCTGGGTCCGCTCATTCTAAAGCCAAGGAATCCCAGTCCTGCAATCCCCACAGCTTTGAAGGCGATCGCGCGTGCCAAGGCTTAGCCAATACGCGCTCCAGACCAGCACATCGTGCCCTACGTCGGTTATTAGCAAGTGCCATTGCTGCGATAAGGGCGGGATTGCATCATCGTTCGCGATTGGGGGGAGGGCGTGTCGATCGGACCGGACAAGTTCTGCAAGTACATCATCTCGCTCAGGAACGTTAGGGGTTCTCGCGCCAGGGTCATCAGCACCACGGCAATCCGCGATCGCCCCCGCTTTAAACCATTAGGCTCGGCTTCCAGACGGCGACGGACGTTGTCGAATGGCAACCCTTTCAGTGCAGGAGACCAACTCAGCTCGCTTGGCGAGAAATTCGGCAGCATCCGAAAGGGGTAAAGGTTCCTGGCAGTAACGATCGAAAAATTCAAAAAAATCGCATGTGAAGCCCGTATGCTTTATACCTATTGAAGATCCGAATCGCAACTCAGGCGGAGCGCGGGCACATCTGCCCCGGGGACGGGGCGGTGATTGCAAGCTCCGATCGCGCCCGCTCTCCACCTTCGTCGTGGGATTTTAGTGCAGTTAGCTAGCGGCTCCGAGTTCTCGGTCAAACACAAGCTGCGCGACCCTCAAGCAGGGGCGGCCACGCGATCGCCGCTTGGTTGATAGTGCTGGAAGAGAGCGTTCGCCTCGAGATCGCCGAGTCGGAGGGCCGCAGCACATCCTTGGCGCGCTCCTTCTGTTGTTCGAATCGAGCTGGTGGAAACCATCCCGGGTGGCTGGAACATATCGATTTACTGCGTGGCGATCGCCTGGGTCCGCAAGTAAGCCAAGACGGAGCTCATCAGTAGAATGTAATTTAATTTCTAACAGCAAGTAGGCGCAACCCCTTCCTCGTATAGCGTGTTGCCTCAGGCACGCCTCTTGTCAGGATGACCCCCCGATGCTTCGAGGCAAGGCCGATCGAGCTCAGGTGCCGCCGATTCCACGAACGGCACCAGCCAATCCATAGCAACCGCGCCCGACTACCCGACCGACGCTGCTACTACATCTCCTCGTCAGACCTCCTCGTCATCAGCGCGATCGGCCGCAGACGGTTCGTTGATTTCCTCTTTAAAACCACGCAGCGTTTTGCCCAGGGCGCTGCCCATTTCCGGAATCTTCTTCGGACCGAAAATCAGCAGGGCAACGACGCCAACAATTGCGACTTCTGCCCAACCCAACCCAAACATGTGCGTTCTCCTGTCCCTGCGGTAATCTAGCCAACCGTAACAGTCCGTTGCCCGTGCCAACGGCAGTACATCCAGCCAGTATATCCTCAAGAAAAACCCCGAAGAAAAACCCGCTCTCATCAACATGGTGGAAACCCCGTCCTTGTCGCTCCGCAGCCAGCAGCATCCGCTGATTCGCAGCCTTGCCGACGCGATTGAGGCAATCTGGCGCGAACATCTGGAGCTAGCACCCTACGAGCTGCCTGGCGACCTCGGTTACGTGGAAGGTCGGCTGGACGGCGATCGCCTGACTATTGAAAACCGCTGCTTCCAGACATCGCAGTTTCGCAAATTACACCTGGAGTTGGCTCAGGTCGGACAAATGCTGGATATTTTGCACTGCGTGATGTTTCCGCGCCCGGAGTACCCATTGCCAATGTTCGGCTGCGACTTGGTGGGCGCTCGCGGTCAAATCGGTGCAGCGGTCGCGGACCTGTCCCCGGTGAGCGACGATCGCGCCTTGCCGACGGCCTACCGCGACGCTTTGCAACATTTGCCCCCTGAAATCTTCTCCCAACCGCGCGAACTGCCCCCGTGGGGTGACATCTTCTCGGAGTTTTGTGTCTTCGTTCGCCCTGCCGGTCCCCAAGAGGAAGCAAGATTTCTGCAGCGCGTGCGCTCGCTGCTGGAGATTCACTGCACTCAAGCTTCGAGATCGGAACCGGGAACGCCCGACCAACGCCGCACCAACTTTGCCGGCCAACAGCGCTATTGCCTACAGCAGCAGCAAAATGACAAAACGCGTCGCGTCCTTGAAAAAGCCTTCGGCGTCGAGTGGGCAGAAACCTACATAACGACCGTGCTATTCGACCTGCCGGTTGCATGAGTTCCCGCTTGACGGCAACGGCAAACTGGCAATCGCCCACCCCCACCACAACGCGAGCGATCGCGCCCGACAACATTCACCTGTGGCGCGTTGGCCTGACGCGATCGCCTGCCGAACTAGCTGCTTGTAACGCCCTCCTGTCACCGAACGAACGAAAACGACGCGATCGCCTGCGCGGAGAACCCTTGCAGCGCCGATTCGCGATCGCTCGCGGTATCTTGCGTTACCTGCTCGGGCGCTACCTTAAATGCCATCCGGCGGCTATACAGTTCGGGTACGGCGATCGAGGCAAACCCTATCTCGCCGAGCCCGCTGACGCACTACAGTTCAACCTCTCGCACTCCCACGAGCTAGCGCTTTATGCGATCGCCCCACCTACCTGTCGAGCGATCGGTATAGACGTGGAGCAGCTGCGGTCGCGCCCGAACGCCGATCGGCTCGCCCGCCGCTTCTTCTCCCCAAGGGAAGCCGACGCGATCGCCGCACTTGCCGGAACGCGACTCGATCGGGACTTCCTGCGGCTGTGGACGGCGAAGGAAGCCTATCTCAAAGCTACGGGAGCTGGGTTGCGTGGGGCGATCGAACAAGTAGAAGTCGATCTCAGCTCGCCGATCGGGCAAGCCCAGCTTCTGGGCGCGGACAACTGGACCTTACAGGAGTTGGCGCTCGGCAACAGCTACATCGGTGCGGTGGCGATACGCGATCGCGACTGGAAGTTCGCTTACTGGGATTTGGATCTTCGCGATCGAGCGGAAATCCTGCTAGTCGACTAGATTACGTCATCAGTTCGCGCCAGATGCCACCTGAAGGAGTTTCAGCACTAGTGGTTTTGGTAGCTAAGAGCACCCGAAACCCGACTCCGGCAGACAATTTGGCTCTGTACGATGACAGGTTCTACATGTGATACCAACTCTAGGAAGTTCCGCGACAGATGGCAGATTGGGATCCTTGACTCCTAGGAATTGTTTGCCTCATCTGTCGTAGGAATTGTGAAAATTGGTATGACTTGCCAAAGAATTATAAAGACTTGAGGGTTTAAAAACAGATAAAGCGCAATCAGATGGATGGCAATAGGGCAAAAGCAGGGAACGTCTAGACAACTTTCAGAAAGGAAGTCACGATGCGCTCGCGTTTCAGGCTTAAAGTTTTCAAACCAGCCCCTCACAACAAGTCCGGGGAATGACTCAGAATAACCAAACCCCTCCAAGCTAATAAGGTGGGGCTTTTGGTATCCGGTTAGGATAATATACCCACGGATTTTTTCATATGCTATGTTTCCGAACTTCTAGAGTCCTAAGTTCTAAGCTAGAGAATCAAAAAAATTAGGGTTGCATTACCCTGTTTGATAGGTGTTCAGGCTCTTTCGAGAGTTCAAAACCATTGTGGATCTAACCCCACTGGCTGATTGCTTCAGTATCCTTAAGCTTCGTCGTTGGCACAAGGTGGTAGAGGCGGAGATGAACCGCTCGCTCAATAAAATTTTTGAGACGCTAGCGAGCCTCAGACGTTAGGGCTGTCGGAGGCTTTCTCGTAGGGGCGATCGCGTCGGTCGGCATCTTCTGGAAGCGCTTTGGACGTGTCACCCGTCTCATCCGGCCGCGTCCGATGGTAGGCCCCTACGCTCGGGCGATTGCCTGCAGCGCTAGTGCTTTGTTTTGCATCATCCGGAAAATGTTGTAGAACCCATTGGCTCGCGACGGCGTCAGGCTCACCTGCAACCCAGTTTCCTCGATGAAGTCCGGCGTGACCTGAACAATTTCCTGCGGCGTCAGCCCGTTGAGACCCGACACGAGTAACGCCAGCAACCCTTTCACGAGTTGCGCGTCTGATGTGCCGCTATACATGACCTTGCCATCCTCTAGCACTGCGGTCACGTATACCTGTGACACGCAACCGGACACTTTATTTTCCGGAACCCGATCTTCTGCGGGCAAATCGTCCAAACGCTGAGCATATGCCAGCAACTGCCGGTAGCGCTGCTTGGGATCGCTGTGGCGTTGGAAACGTCGGACGATGCGATCTAGGCTGGCAGGTCTGGACGCGGCGGCCGAGGTCATCGCTACTCCTGAAAAATACTTGGCTATTGGTTCCCGCGAACGGGATGCGCCATCAGTGCGGCAGGACCGCTTAACGCATCGCTCAAAAAGATCTTAGCGGGCGATCGCTTACCCTTTCAGTGCTAAGTGGGTGACTGCAACTCCTCATTCGTACGCCGAAAATAATCTGCCCACAAATCCGGGCGGCGCAATTGAGTACGGGCGACCTGCTCCTCCTTGCGCCAGCGAGCGATCGCGCCGTGGTGTCCGGAACGCAGCACATCGGGCACTTCCCACCCGCGAAACACAGCGGGTTTCGTGTACTGCGGGTAGTCGAGCAGTCCCTCCTCGAAGCTCTCGCTTTTGAGCGACTGCACCTTGCCGACCGTTCCTGGGAGCAAGCGCACGATACCGTTGATCAGCGCGAGTGCAGGAATCTCTCCACACGTGAGCACGAAGTCTCCCAAAGAAATCTCGCGCGTCACTAAATGTTCGCGAACGCGCTCGTCTACTCCTTCGTAGTGGCCGCATACTAAAACAAGCTGCGCGCGCGCGGTTAGCTCTTTCAGTAGCGGTTGCGTCAGCGGTTCCCCTTGCGGTGTCAGTAAGATAACCTCGCGTTGGGGGATAGTCGGCAGCGACTCAACCGCTGCGAATAGCGGCTCGGGTTTGAGCAACATGCCGACACCGCCTCCATAAGGTTCGTCATCGACGCGCTGGTGCTTGTCAGTTGCAAAGTCGCGCGGATTTAAGAGTTCTACGCGGGCAATTTGCTTATACAAAGCCTTGCCGAGCAAGCCGGATTGCAGTGGCGATACAAAAAAATCTGGAAATAAGGTAACAACGTCAATACGCAAAGAATCTTGCACCTTGGCAACGAGCGAAATTAGCGGCCACTGCCTCACAAACTAATCAGCGACGGACTGTGGCTCGGAGTTGCGAGTGACACCGCTGTCGATCGCAGGGCTATCGTCGATCGACCGCAGATAGCTAGCGGCAAGACGATCGGGGAACGGGGAACACGCGGAAAAGCACATGTATAATTATAAGAATTTTGTGAAGCTTCTAGCCGCCCGATCTCCGCATTTACTGCTTCGGCGATCCCCTTTGCCTCAAAGCCGCAAAGGTTACCCTGTTACCCGTGGCGAGGGGAGCACTTCCCCGTTCTTGAAAGTATGTACCGTCTGCAGGCATAGCAAGCAGGGGTAGATACAGATCGACAGCTGTAGCCGAGGTTGAGGCCGCTAGGACGGACTGTCCAAGAATCGTTTGTTGTCAAGAGCGATCTAAATGCTGCACATCGAGACCCAACCGACCCAAACGCCAGTATCGCCTCCCACTACGTCCGCCATTCTCGTCATCGGCGGCGCAGAAGACAAGGTTCACGGTCGCGAGATCTTGCGGACGTTTTGGCGGCGGGCAGGTGGGAACGCTGCAAGGATCGCAATCGTCCCCTCGGCATCGCGCGAACCGACGATTATTGGGGAGCGTTACCGCAGTATTTTTACAAACATGGGCGTCCGGCAACTCGAAGTTCTCGACATTCGCGATCGCGACCAGTGCGAGGACGACCGCTACATGAAGTTTGTGGAAACCTGCACGGGTACCTTCCTGACGGGGGGAGACCAATTACGCCTGTGCGCGCTACTAGCCGATACTCCTTTGATGGAGCGCCTGCGCCTGCGCGTGCAGCGCGGCGAAGTAACGCTAGCCGGGACGAGTGCGGGGGCTGCAGTAATGGGACACCACATGATAGCTGGCGGCAGCAGTGGCGAGAGTCCGAATCGCGCGCTGGTGGACATGGCAACGGGATTGGGCATCATTCCCGAGGCAATCGTCGACCAGCACTTCCACAACCGCAATCGCTTCGCCCGCCTGCTCAGCGCGCTCTCCATGCATCCAGATCGAATCGGTATCGGCATCGATGAAGACACTTGTGCCGTGGTGGAGCACGATAGCAGTATTGAAGTCGTCGGGCGCGGAACGGTCACCATCGTCGACCCTGCTAAACTTTCGGGGAACAACTGCGATCGCGTCGGAACCAGCGACCCGCTGAGCTTGCACGACCTGCGGTTGCACGTCCTCTGCCACGGCAATCGCTACCATTTGCGCACCCGCCAGCCCCTATCGTGAGCGACCCGCACGGATATCGCGGACCAGAAATGTTCGCCGCGAACAGTCGCGCCCGATCCCCGAGGGCGACACTCAGGAATTGCTGCGCGACTTAGTTCACCGGCAATTCGTCCGCTTCCAACCCTACGGAATTTTCGCAGTCGCCCCTCGCGTCTTTCCATCCTCACTATCATCTGCCTTGCCGTTCGAGTCCGGCCGTTCCTCCGAAACGCTGCCATGAAGATCCTTCGCACCCAGACCCTGCGCGGACCGAACTATTGGAGCATCCGCCACCATAAGTTGATTTTGATGCGCCTCGATCTCGAAGACCTGGCTGAAACGCCCTCCAACCAGATCCCGGGGCTTTACGACGGATTGCTCGACGTATTACCGAGCCTGGACGAACACTTTTGCTCGCCGGGTTGTCGGGGGGGGTTCCTGATGCGCCTGCGCGAGGGCACGCTCATGGGTCACGTTGTCGAACACGTGGCATTAGAACTGCAGGTGCTGGTAGGCAAGAACGTCGGGTTCGGACGCACGCGCGAATCCGAAAAACCAGGCGTTTACAACGTCGTGTTTCAGTACCGCGACGAACAAGTCGGTCGCTATGCCGGTCGCGCCGCCGTGCGCTTGTGTCAAAGCATTATCGACGCCGGGCGATACCCGCAGGACGAGCTTGACAAGGACCTCGAAGACCTGCGAGACCTTGCCAACAGCTCAGCGCTCGGACCCAGCACCGAAGCCCTTGTCGGCGAAGCCGAGGCGCGCGAAATTCCCTGGATGCAGCTGTCGGCTCGTGCAATGATCCAGCTCGGCTATGGGGCGTGCCAGCGCCGTTTGCAAGCCACACTGAGCGATCGCTCCAGCCTTTTAGCGGTCGAGTTGGCTTGCGACAAAGAAGGAACCAAGCGAATTCTTCAAGATGCGGGCATTCCCGTTCCGCGGGGCGTGACAATTCAGTACCTCGATGACTTAGAAGCGGCGGTCGAGGACGTGGGGGGCTATCCGATCGCGATCAAGCCCCTCGACGGCAACCACGGACGCGGCATCACCCTTGATATCACCTCTGCAGAGGACGCCGTGGCAGCCTACGACACGGCAAGTGCAGCATCGAAATCCCGCACGGTCATTGTGGAACGTTTCTATCGCGGGCGCGACCACCGCGTTTTAGTCGTGGACGGCAAAGTCGTTGCCGTATCCGAACGCATTCCCGCTCGCGTGTTGGGCAACGGGCGCTTGACTATTGAGGAATTAGTCGAGCGCGCCAACCGCGACCCCCGTCGGGGTGAAGGGCACGACAACGTATTGACACGAATCAAAATCGATCGCGCGGCAATTGCGTTGCTAGAGCGTCAAGGGCTCGCGCTCAATACCGTGCTGCACGATGGCAAAGTTGCCTATTTGCGGGCAACGGCTAACCTCAGTACCGGAGGCATTGCGGTCGATCGCACCGATGACATTCACCCGGACAATGTCTGGCTGGCCGAGCGCGCCGCCAGAACCATCGGGTTGGATATCGCAGGCATCGATTTAGTCACAACGGACATCACGCGTCCCCTGCGCGATGCAGATGGCGTGGTCGTAGAAGTCAATGCCGCTCCCGGCTTCCGCATGCACGTGTCGCCCAGCGAAGGGACGTCGCGCAACGTCGCCGCCCCAGTCATGGACATGTTGTTCCCGCCCGGAACTACCAGCCGCATCCCGATCTTGGCCATTACGGGTACCAACGGCAAAACTACGACCACCCGCCTGAGCGCACACATCATGGCACAAACGGGTCGGACGGTCGGCTACACCACCACCGACGGTATCTACATTGACGGTCGCTTAGTTGAGAAAGGTGACACGACCGGACCGCAAAGTGCGGGTGTTATTTTACGCGACCCCACCGTGGACGTTGCCGTGCTGGAAACTGCGCGCGGCGGCATTTTGCGCTCGGGACTGGCCTTTGAAGTCTGCGAAGTCGGTGTGGTGCTAAACGTGGCAGCGGACCACTTGGGGCTCGACGGTATCAACACCATCGATCAGATGGCGCGAGTAAAAAGCGTGGTTGCTGAGGTAGTCGCACCTGAAGGCACGGCAGTACTCAATGCCGACGACCCGCGTGTCCTATCCATGGCCGAGCGCGTCCCCGGCAAGGTCGCGTACTTCTCCATGGATGCAAAAAATGAGACGGTCAAAACCCACATAGCAGGCGGCGGCTTGGTAGCGGTCTATGAAGGGGGCTACCTAACCCTCCACGACGGTCAGGAGTCCCATCAGTTGGAATTTGCCGAAGACCTGCCGGTGACCCTCAAGGGCAAGGCGCCGTTTATGATCGCCAACGCGCTGGCAGCGGTGGCGGCCACCTACTCGTTGGGGGCTGATTTAGAGTCGATTCGCAAGGGACTGCGTACATTCAATCCGTCCGCGGCCCAAACGCCGGGGCGCATGAACTTGTTTGACATGGGCGACTTTCACGTATTGATCGACTATGCTCACAACCCAGCTAGCTACGAAGCCCTCGGTGGTTTCATCCGCAACTGGGATGGCAATCGCGTCGGTGTTGTTGGCGGTCCGGGCGATCGCCGTGACGAAGACCTCGCATTACTTGGAGAGCTGTCGGCTGGCTTTTTCGATTACATCATCGTCAAAGAAGACGACGACACGCGCGGTCGCGCGCGCGGCAATGCCGCCGACTGTATTGTTGCGGGCATTCAAAAAACCAATTCCAAATGCCGCTTCGAGACCGTTCTTGACGAGACGCGAGCAATTGAAATCAGCCTTAAGGAAGCAAAACCGAAAGAGTTGATCGTTATCCTCCCTGAGAGTGTCAGCCGCGCTGTCAGCCTTGTTGAGGCATTTCAAACCCTCCACGCGCGTGCTTAGCAGCGAGCAACACCCAGTTCGGTCCCGATCGAACTGTCGGACGGACACCAGCGACTGCAGCAATCAGATAGGCAACGTTTTGTGCGCTAGTCCAGGTGCAGTTAGCTTGCGGCCGACAAGCGATCTCGCAAGGCGTTGCTTTCGCAGCTTGGCATTTAGTGAAGCCTGCACTATCATTGATATCCGCACGCCAGTGTAGCTCAGTGGTAGAGCACTCGATTCGTAATCGAGCGGTCAGGGGTTCAAATCCCCTCACTGGCTTACCCATTCAGATATCTCGGGCAGATAGATGTCGGGTTTGCTCTCCAGCACCCGAACGCATCTGCACTCTAACCCGGAAATAGCGCGATCGGAAACCGCTGTTTCTCAGCATTAGCGATCCGGAGAAGTGGGATGAATCCCGGTTGCGGAAGCCCGGGAGTGA harbors:
- a CDS encoding DUF3177 family protein gives rise to the protein MGDLWFRPLVWADYRLAVLFTVILPLVLLLWSLIRNAIAMQSLMLVYWRVASLLAISVYLLIPGWRIGFLTGLLARIFIPISLWFWVDLNEEIDDQPPRPLKLALTAWRWAVTLYCLLGAAITLPFANCIFGSELASPYCQVWREAPLLYKQMLHPNQTPGFLGFIGGIGLFFYGLSLLYFLVFRLTKSGRTALEDR
- a CDS encoding cyanophycinase, with translation MLHIETQPTQTPVSPPTTSAILVIGGAEDKVHGREILRTFWRRAGGNAARIAIVPSASREPTIIGERYRSIFTNMGVRQLEVLDIRDRDQCEDDRYMKFVETCTGTFLTGGDQLRLCALLADTPLMERLRLRVQRGEVTLAGTSAGAAVMGHHMIAGGSSGESPNRALVDMATGLGIIPEAIVDQHFHNRNRFARLLSALSMHPDRIGIGIDEDTCAVVEHDSSIEVVGRGTVTIVDPAKLSGNNCDRVGTSDPLSLHDLRLHVLCHGNRYHLRTRQPLS
- a CDS encoding phycocyanobilin:ferredoxin oxidoreductase, with the translated sequence MVETPSLSLRSQQHPLIRSLADAIEAIWREHLELAPYELPGDLGYVEGRLDGDRLTIENRCFQTSQFRKLHLELAQVGQMLDILHCVMFPRPEYPLPMFGCDLVGARGQIGAAVADLSPVSDDRALPTAYRDALQHLPPEIFSQPRELPPWGDIFSEFCVFVRPAGPQEEARFLQRVRSLLEIHCTQASRSEPGTPDQRRTNFAGQQRYCLQQQQNDKTRRVLEKAFGVEWAETYITTVLFDLPVA
- the tatA gene encoding twin-arginine translocase TatA/TatE family subunit — encoded protein: MFGLGWAEVAIVGVVALLIFGPKKIPEMGSALGKTLRGFKEEINEPSAADRADDEEV
- the cphA gene encoding cyanophycin synthetase → MKILRTQTLRGPNYWSIRHHKLILMRLDLEDLAETPSNQIPGLYDGLLDVLPSLDEHFCSPGCRGGFLMRLREGTLMGHVVEHVALELQVLVGKNVGFGRTRESEKPGVYNVVFQYRDEQVGRYAGRAAVRLCQSIIDAGRYPQDELDKDLEDLRDLANSSALGPSTEALVGEAEAREIPWMQLSARAMIQLGYGACQRRLQATLSDRSSLLAVELACDKEGTKRILQDAGIPVPRGVTIQYLDDLEAAVEDVGGYPIAIKPLDGNHGRGITLDITSAEDAVAAYDTASAASKSRTVIVERFYRGRDHRVLVVDGKVVAVSERIPARVLGNGRLTIEELVERANRDPRRGEGHDNVLTRIKIDRAAIALLERQGLALNTVLHDGKVAYLRATANLSTGGIAVDRTDDIHPDNVWLAERAARTIGLDIAGIDLVTTDITRPLRDADGVVVEVNAAPGFRMHVSPSEGTSRNVAAPVMDMLFPPGTTSRIPILAITGTNGKTTTTRLSAHIMAQTGRTVGYTTTDGIYIDGRLVEKGDTTGPQSAGVILRDPTVDVAVLETARGGILRSGLAFEVCEVGVVLNVAADHLGLDGINTIDQMARVKSVVAEVVAPEGTAVLNADDPRVLSMAERVPGKVAYFSMDAKNETVKTHIAGGGLVAVYEGGYLTLHDGQESHQLEFAEDLPVTLKGKAPFMIANALAAVAATYSLGADLESIRKGLRTFNPSAAQTPGRMNLFDMGDFHVLIDYAHNPASYEALGGFIRNWDGNRVGVVGGPGDRRDEDLALLGELSAGFFDYIIVKEDDDTRGRARGNAADCIVAGIQKTNSKCRFETVLDETRAIEISLKEAKPKELIVILPESVSRAVSLVEAFQTLHARA
- the trmD gene encoding tRNA (guanosine(37)-N1)-methyltransferase TrmD, which codes for MRIDVVTLFPDFFVSPLQSGLLGKALYKQIARVELLNPRDFATDKHQRVDDEPYGGGVGMLLKPEPLFAAVESLPTIPQREVILLTPQGEPLTQPLLKELTARAQLVLVCGHYEGVDERVREHLVTREISLGDFVLTCGEIPALALINGIVRLLPGTVGKVQSLKSESFEEGLLDYPQYTKPAVFRGWEVPDVLRSGHHGAIARWRKEEQVARTQLRRPDLWADYFRRTNEELQSPT
- a CDS encoding 4'-phosphopantetheinyl transferase family protein — its product is MSSRLTATANWQSPTPTTTRAIAPDNIHLWRVGLTRSPAELAACNALLSPNERKRRDRLRGEPLQRRFAIARGILRYLLGRYLKCHPAAIQFGYGDRGKPYLAEPADALQFNLSHSHELALYAIAPPTCRAIGIDVEQLRSRPNADRLARRFFSPREADAIAALAGTRLDRDFLRLWTAKEAYLKATGAGLRGAIEQVEVDLSSPIGQAQLLGADNWTLQELALGNSYIGAVAIRDRDWKFAYWDLDLRDRAEILLVD
- a CDS encoding SufE family protein; this encodes MTSAAASRPASLDRIVRRFQRHSDPKQRYRQLLAYAQRLDDLPAEDRVPENKVSGCVSQVYVTAVLEDGKVMYSGTSDAQLVKGLLALLVSGLNGLTPQEIVQVTPDFIEETGLQVSLTPSRANGFYNIFRMMQNKALALQAIARA
- a CDS encoding Calvin cycle protein CP12 — translated: MTDIRERIEEELKTARAVCESDGADSQNCAVAWDNVEELQAEASHQREEPKKNSLEAYCDDNPDAAECRVYDD